The proteins below come from a single Rhizobium rhizoryzae genomic window:
- a CDS encoding GntR family transcriptional regulator yields the protein MAQSEQHPRINPRETEGTEPDLESAPQGRVDAAYQAIKSAIRNNTFPPGYQAAEIEIARQLGMSRTPVHEAMARLQEDGLVKILARKGILICPLAPEDIEEIYEITMALEGAAAGKIASLADEDRQACVAALTASTNAMGVAISAKDLVAWASADETFHEQLLLGSRNKRLIRMAGTVADQLHRTRMLTLNLRPLPASSADEHALIITAIQQGDVEAASTAARLHRQKAKDQLIPLIRRLNLRNL from the coding sequence ATGGCACAGAGCGAACAGCATCCCCGGATCAATCCCCGAGAGACCGAAGGTACAGAACCAGACCTGGAATCGGCTCCGCAAGGCCGAGTGGACGCGGCTTACCAGGCAATCAAATCCGCCATCCGGAACAACACATTCCCACCTGGCTATCAGGCGGCGGAGATTGAAATTGCGCGCCAGCTTGGGATGAGCCGCACGCCAGTTCATGAGGCAATGGCACGCCTGCAGGAAGATGGCCTCGTGAAGATCCTGGCCCGCAAGGGAATTCTCATTTGCCCGCTTGCACCGGAAGACATCGAAGAGATCTATGAGATCACGATGGCGCTGGAAGGTGCTGCAGCAGGAAAGATTGCAAGTCTTGCGGACGAGGATCGCCAGGCATGCGTTGCGGCCCTCACCGCGTCCACAAACGCAATGGGCGTCGCGATCAGTGCAAAGGATCTCGTGGCGTGGGCCTCCGCAGACGAGACATTCCATGAGCAACTGCTGCTGGGCAGCCGGAACAAACGGCTGATCCGCATGGCCGGAACCGTGGCCGATCAATTGCACCGAACGCGCATGTTGACCCTCAACCTTCGTCCACTGCCAGCCAGTTCCGCAGACGAGCACGCATTGATCATCACCGCTATTCAACAGGGTGACGTGGAAGCTGCAAGTACTGCAGCGCGACTGCACCGACAGAAGGCGAAGGATCAACTCATCCCTTTGATCCGGCGGCTCAATCTACGCAATCTTTAA
- a CDS encoding ABC transporter ATP-binding protein yields MAENAVLEINGLEKSFGALKATDNVSLTLRPGEIHALIGPNGAGKSTLIHQICGTLRQDKGTIHLGGQDVSSLSVADRARLGLGRTFQISSLAGEFSTLRNVMLAVQAQQGSSFHFFKPVMKDKSLTEAAMERLSRVGLADRAHVPAAELSHGEKRQLEIAVALALDVRAFLLDEPMAGMGPEGSKTLTRFLDGLRREAPILLVEHDMDAVYALADRISVLVYGRIIATGTVDQIRNDPTVRTAYLGDHA; encoded by the coding sequence ATGGCTGAGAATGCTGTTCTTGAAATCAACGGCCTTGAGAAAAGCTTCGGTGCGTTGAAGGCTACAGACAATGTGAGCCTGACGCTGCGACCCGGTGAGATCCATGCGCTCATCGGTCCGAACGGGGCTGGCAAATCCACGCTCATTCACCAGATCTGCGGCACGCTGAGACAGGACAAAGGCACGATCCATCTCGGCGGTCAGGATGTCAGCAGTTTGAGTGTGGCCGATCGCGCCCGTCTCGGTCTGGGGCGCACGTTTCAGATCTCGTCGCTCGCGGGAGAGTTTTCCACGCTGCGCAACGTGATGCTGGCGGTGCAGGCACAGCAAGGCTCGAGCTTCCACTTCTTCAAACCTGTGATGAAGGACAAGTCCCTGACAGAGGCCGCAATGGAGCGCTTGTCTCGTGTGGGTCTCGCCGATCGCGCCCATGTTCCGGCTGCCGAACTTTCCCATGGGGAAAAGCGGCAACTCGAAATCGCAGTTGCGCTGGCGCTCGATGTGCGCGCCTTCCTGCTGGATGAGCCCATGGCCGGAATGGGACCTGAAGGTTCCAAGACACTGACCCGTTTCCTGGATGGTTTGCGGCGCGAAGCCCCTATTCTTCTGGTGGAGCACGACATGGATGCGGTTTATGCGCTGGCGGACCGGATTTCCGTTCTCGTCTACGGACGCATCATCGCGACAGGCACGGTCGATCAGATCCGCAACGATCCAACCGTGCGTACCGCCTATCTGGGAGATCATGCCTGA
- a CDS encoding tartrate dehydrogenase gives MRDYKIAAIPADGIGPEVIAAGLQVLEALEKRSGDFRIHAQSFEWGSDYYKRHGVMMPADGLETLKGFDAIFFGAVGAPDVPDHVTLWGLRLPICQGFDQYANVRPTKILPGITPPLRNCGPGDLDWVIVRENSEGEYSGHGGRAHRGLPEEVGTEVAIFTRVGVTRIMRYAFKLAQARPRKLLTVVTKSNAQRHGMVMWDEIAAEVSKEFPDVTWDKMLVDAMTVRMTLNPKSLDTIVATNLHADILSDLAGALAGSLGVAPTANIDPERRYPSMFEPIHGSAFDITGKGIANPVATFWTAAQMLEHLGEKEAASRLMAAVERVTGAGILTPDVGGTANTAEVTRAVCEAIAGSNIL, from the coding sequence ATGAGAGACTACAAGATTGCCGCCATTCCGGCGGATGGAATTGGCCCCGAGGTCATTGCGGCCGGACTGCAGGTTCTGGAGGCGCTGGAAAAACGCAGCGGTGATTTTCGCATCCATGCGCAGAGCTTCGAATGGGGTTCCGACTATTACAAGCGCCACGGCGTCATGATGCCAGCGGACGGCCTTGAAACGCTGAAGGGATTCGATGCCATATTCTTCGGAGCCGTCGGCGCGCCGGACGTGCCGGATCACGTAACCCTCTGGGGCTTACGTCTGCCGATTTGTCAGGGTTTCGACCAATATGCCAATGTGCGGCCGACAAAAATTCTCCCTGGCATAACGCCACCCTTGCGCAATTGCGGTCCCGGAGACCTTGACTGGGTGATCGTGCGCGAGAATTCGGAAGGGGAATATTCCGGCCATGGCGGCCGCGCCCATCGCGGCCTGCCGGAAGAGGTCGGAACGGAAGTCGCCATCTTCACCCGCGTCGGCGTTACCCGCATCATGCGCTATGCGTTCAAACTGGCGCAGGCGCGACCGCGCAAGCTTCTGACCGTCGTGACCAAATCCAATGCCCAGCGGCATGGCATGGTGATGTGGGATGAAATCGCAGCCGAGGTTTCCAAGGAATTTCCTGATGTGACCTGGGACAAGATGCTGGTCGATGCGATGACAGTTCGCATGACCCTCAATCCAAAAAGCCTCGACACGATCGTCGCGACCAATCTGCATGCGGATATTCTGTCGGATCTCGCAGGGGCTCTTGCGGGAAGCCTTGGCGTCGCGCCAACGGCCAATATCGATCCTGAGCGGCGCTACCCCTCGATGTTCGAACCAATCCACGGATCTGCGTTCGACATAACGGGCAAGGGTATTGCCAATCCGGTCGCTACTTTCTGGACTGCGGCGCAAATGCTGGAGCATCTGGGAGAAAAAGAAGCCGCATCCCGGCTGATGGCAGCCGTCGAGCGGGTGACCGGTGCTGGCATCCTGACCCCGGATGTTGGTGGCACGGCCAATACAGCCGAGGTTACCCGGGCGGTGTGCGAAGCCATCGCAGGGTCGAATATTCTTTAA
- a CDS encoding tripartite tricarboxylate transporter substrate-binding protein, which translates to MKTAQTIFATLTLLAGLTGQAVAQDKYPSKAITLMVPAAAGGPSDTVARLVAQSMSKTLGQQIIIENMGGAGGSLGTASVAQSEPDGYRLVLYHIGVATFSALYPNLPFKPEELTSVGLVTEVPMTVVARKDYPAKTLAELLAGLKKDAEAVTFGTAGTGAVSDLCGRLIQDAVGAKMTVVPYKGMGPAMTDLIGGRIDLACDQTTNTATQIKANEIKAFAVTTAKRISLFPDLPTVSESGIQGFELSAWHAIWAPKGTPEPIRKTLSDALKTALKDPVVIERFATLGTAPVAEDQATPSALDAKFKSEIQRLSALIAKSSK; encoded by the coding sequence ATGAAAACAGCACAGACTATATTTGCGACATTGACCCTGTTGGCAGGATTGACCGGGCAGGCGGTTGCGCAGGACAAGTACCCGTCCAAAGCCATTACGCTCATGGTCCCTGCAGCAGCCGGCGGGCCGAGCGACACGGTGGCAAGGCTTGTGGCTCAGTCCATGTCGAAGACGCTTGGACAACAGATCATCATAGAGAATATGGGCGGGGCCGGTGGATCTCTTGGGACGGCTTCCGTGGCGCAATCGGAACCGGATGGCTACCGCCTCGTGCTTTATCACATCGGCGTTGCGACGTTCTCAGCACTCTACCCCAATCTGCCCTTCAAGCCGGAAGAGCTGACGAGTGTCGGCCTTGTGACAGAGGTGCCCATGACGGTCGTCGCCCGTAAGGATTATCCGGCGAAGACCCTTGCCGAGCTGCTTGCCGGGTTGAAGAAGGATGCGGAAGCAGTAACATTCGGCACTGCCGGAACAGGCGCGGTATCTGATCTCTGTGGTCGCCTGATCCAGGATGCCGTTGGGGCAAAAATGACGGTCGTTCCCTATAAGGGCATGGGGCCGGCCATGACAGACCTGATCGGAGGTCGTATCGATCTTGCCTGCGATCAGACCACGAATACGGCGACGCAGATCAAGGCCAATGAAATCAAGGCTTTCGCCGTGACCACAGCGAAACGGATATCGTTGTTCCCGGATCTGCCCACCGTGAGTGAAAGCGGTATACAGGGGTTCGAACTGAGTGCGTGGCATGCGATCTGGGCACCTAAGGGAACGCCGGAACCCATCCGAAAGACATTGTCAGATGCGTTGAAGACCGCGCTCAAGGATCCCGTTGTCATCGAGCGCTTTGCCACATTGGGCACAGCGCCCGTGGCGGAAGATCAGGCAACACCATCGGCACTCGACGCCAAGTTCAAGTCTGAGATCCAGAGATTGAGTGCCTTGATTGCAAAGTCATCCAAATAA
- a CDS encoding branched-chain amino acid ABC transporter permease, translated as MLFLMAAGLTLVFGVMGLINLAHGSLYMVGAFACAAVAAATGSFWLGLAASLAFAAGAGALMEITVIRRLYNRDHLEQVLATYALILIFSEGTRWLFGSFPLYLDIPPLLQGAVSLPGGAQYPLYRLAIIVTGALVAGGLYLLISRTRLGMRIRAGESDREMIAALGVDIRTLYTLVFALGAALAGLAGAMVGAIQSVQVGMGEPVLILAFVVIIIGGIGSIKGAFVGALTVGVVDTMGRFLLPQILTLFVSPADAKPMGAAIASMLIYLVMAFILAVKPRGLFPAQA; from the coding sequence ATGCTGTTTCTGATGGCGGCCGGGCTGACTCTCGTCTTCGGCGTCATGGGCCTGATCAACCTGGCCCATGGCTCGCTCTACATGGTCGGCGCATTTGCTTGCGCCGCCGTGGCGGCTGCCACCGGCTCGTTCTGGTTGGGTCTTGCCGCAAGCCTTGCCTTTGCAGCGGGCGCTGGTGCCCTGATGGAAATCACCGTCATCCGCAGGCTTTATAATCGGGACCATCTGGAACAGGTGCTGGCGACTTACGCACTCATCCTTATCTTTTCGGAAGGAACGCGCTGGCTGTTCGGGTCATTTCCGCTCTATCTCGACATACCACCACTTCTGCAAGGCGCTGTTTCTCTGCCTGGCGGCGCGCAATATCCACTCTATCGGCTCGCCATTATCGTCACGGGCGCTCTTGTGGCTGGAGGTCTCTACCTGCTGATCTCGCGCACCCGGCTCGGAATGCGCATTCGTGCCGGTGAAAGCGACAGGGAAATGATTGCGGCTCTCGGTGTCGACATTCGTACGCTCTACACGCTGGTCTTTGCACTGGGTGCGGCACTGGCCGGACTTGCGGGTGCCATGGTGGGGGCTATCCAGTCGGTCCAGGTCGGCATGGGCGAACCGGTTCTGATCCTTGCTTTCGTGGTCATCATCATCGGCGGCATAGGCTCCATCAAGGGCGCTTTCGTCGGCGCGCTGACTGTCGGTGTTGTAGATACGATGGGGCGCTTCCTGTTGCCGCAGATATTGACCCTTTTCGTATCACCTGCCGACGCCAAGCCCATGGGAGCGGCCATCGCATCCATGCTGATCTATCTGGTCATGGCCTTCATTCTGGCAGTCAAACCGCGCGGCCTTTTTCCGGCTCAGGCGTGA
- a CDS encoding branched-chain amino acid ABC transporter permease — protein sequence MNREVSINAAMALALLAVPIIALQMGQTFTITLATRIAILALAATGLNLALGLGGLVSFGHAAFFGIGGYAAGILSAHALSGEPMMFGFEGSQSMPVIWLVAAVVAGLIGLGIGVVSLRTSGVYFIMITLAFAQMIFYFAISWPAYGGEDGLSIAVRNGFPGLNTMRPMEFFLVAYGLLMLTLGLFSLMRSSRFGAALQAVRQNDVRVASIGIKPFPIRLTAFVLSAMITALAGALYADLNRFVSPSMFSWHMSGELIVLIILGGTGRLFGPLAGAALYVILEFVLGGMTERWQFFLGLILLAVVLFARGGVMGLLAGKARHG from the coding sequence ATGAATCGCGAGGTTTCAATAAACGCAGCCATGGCGCTGGCGCTGCTTGCCGTGCCCATCATCGCGCTGCAAATGGGCCAGACCTTCACCATCACGCTGGCAACACGCATCGCCATTCTGGCACTCGCCGCCACCGGGCTCAATCTTGCCCTTGGCCTCGGCGGGCTCGTTTCCTTCGGGCATGCGGCCTTCTTCGGAATTGGCGGCTATGCCGCAGGCATTCTGTCTGCCCACGCGCTGTCCGGTGAACCGATGATGTTCGGCTTCGAGGGGTCGCAATCCATGCCGGTCATCTGGCTGGTCGCAGCCGTCGTTGCCGGTCTCATAGGGCTTGGAATCGGCGTCGTCAGCCTCAGAACGTCCGGCGTCTACTTCATCATGATTACGCTCGCCTTTGCGCAGATGATCTTTTACTTCGCGATCTCCTGGCCAGCCTATGGCGGCGAAGACGGCCTGTCGATTGCCGTGCGCAACGGGTTTCCCGGCTTGAATACCATGCGCCCGATGGAGTTTTTCCTGGTGGCATATGGTCTGCTGATGCTGACGCTCGGCCTGTTTTCATTGATGCGCTCATCCCGCTTCGGTGCAGCCTTGCAGGCCGTGCGGCAGAACGATGTCCGCGTTGCCTCCATCGGCATCAAGCCCTTCCCCATCCGCCTGACGGCCTTCGTGCTGTCTGCCATGATCACCGCGCTCGCCGGTGCTCTCTATGCGGACCTCAACCGCTTCGTCAGCCCGTCCATGTTCTCCTGGCACATGTCCGGCGAACTGATCGTGCTGATCATTCTGGGTGGAACGGGCCGGCTGTTCGGGCCGCTTGCCGGTGCCGCTCTCTATGTCATCCTGGAATTCGTGCTGGGCGGCATGACCGAGCGCTGGCAGTTCTTCCTCGGTCTCATTCTGCTCGCCGTCGTCCTGTTCGCGCGCGGCGGGGTCATGGGTCTTCTGGCCGGAAAGGCACGTCATGGCTGA
- the katG gene encoding catalase/peroxidase HPI — protein sequence MDAHKTNSAGKCPVMHGGNTVSGQSTVAWWPNALNLDILHQHDAKTNPLDKGFNYREAVKSLDAAALKADMKALLRDSQEWWPADWGHYGGLMIRLAWHSAGSYRLADGRGGGGSGNIRFAPLNSWPDNASLDKARRLLWPLKKKYGNKISWADLILFAGTVAYEDMGLKTFGFSFGRPDIWGPEKDVYWGAEKEWLAPSDTRYDDVTKPNTMENPLAAVQMGLIYVNPEGVNGNPDPLATAAQIRETFARMAMNDEETAALTAGGHTVGKAHGNGLAQELGPEPEAAGIENQGFGWTNPHQNGKASLAVTSGIEGAWTTNPTVFDMGYFQLLFGYDWELTKSPAGAHQWQPIGIKEEDKPVDASDPSIRRMPMMTDADMAMKVDPTYRAICEKFMANPDYFNDTFARAWFKLTHRDLGPRVRYIGPEAPTEDLIWQDPIPAGTTGYNVDAVKAKIAASGLSTAELVATAWDSARTFRGSDLRGGANGARIRLAPQKDWEGNEPARLAKVLAVLQPIAAEFGASLADVIVLGGNLGVEQAAKAAGFNMDVPFAPGRGDATAEQTDAASFSVLEPLADGFRNWAKKDYVVSPEEMLLDRAQLMGLTGPETTVLLGGLRVLGTNYGGSKHGVFTDREGQLTNDFFVNLTDMKFTWKPTGKNSYDIVDRKTGVTKYTATRVDLVFGSNSILRAYAEVYAQDDAQEKFVVDFVAAWTKVMNADRFDLAA from the coding sequence ATGGACGCGCATAAAACGAACTCAGCCGGCAAATGTCCCGTTATGCACGGTGGCAACACCGTTTCTGGCCAATCAACTGTCGCCTGGTGGCCGAACGCCCTCAATCTCGACATCCTGCATCAGCACGATGCCAAGACGAACCCTCTCGACAAGGGTTTCAACTATCGCGAAGCGGTCAAGTCTCTCGACGCCGCGGCTCTAAAGGCCGATATGAAAGCTCTGCTGCGCGACAGCCAGGAGTGGTGGCCCGCAGACTGGGGCCACTACGGCGGCCTGATGATCCGTCTCGCATGGCATTCCGCAGGTTCCTACCGTCTGGCCGATGGCCGCGGTGGTGGTGGCTCCGGCAACATCCGTTTTGCACCGCTGAATTCCTGGCCGGACAATGCCAGCCTCGACAAGGCACGCCGCCTCCTGTGGCCGCTGAAGAAGAAGTATGGCAACAAGATTTCCTGGGCCGACCTCATTCTCTTCGCAGGCACCGTTGCCTATGAAGACATGGGCTTGAAGACCTTCGGCTTCTCCTTCGGTCGCCCGGACATCTGGGGTCCGGAAAAGGACGTGTATTGGGGCGCGGAAAAGGAATGGCTGGCGCCGTCCGACACGCGCTACGATGATGTCACCAAGCCGAACACGATGGAAAATCCGCTTGCCGCCGTGCAGATGGGTCTTATCTACGTCAACCCGGAAGGTGTGAACGGCAATCCGGATCCGCTGGCAACCGCTGCCCAGATCCGCGAGACTTTCGCTCGCATGGCGATGAATGACGAAGAAACCGCAGCCCTGACCGCTGGCGGCCACACGGTCGGCAAGGCGCACGGCAATGGTCTCGCGCAGGAACTCGGTCCTGAGCCGGAAGCTGCTGGCATCGAAAACCAGGGCTTCGGCTGGACCAATCCGCACCAGAACGGCAAGGCGAGCCTTGCAGTCACCTCCGGCATCGAAGGTGCATGGACCACGAATCCAACCGTGTTCGACATGGGCTATTTCCAGCTTCTGTTCGGTTATGACTGGGAACTGACGAAGAGCCCGGCCGGTGCCCATCAGTGGCAGCCGATCGGCATCAAGGAAGAGGACAAGCCGGTTGACGCCAGCGATCCGTCCATCCGTCGCATGCCGATGATGACTGACGCCGACATGGCCATGAAGGTCGATCCGACCTACCGCGCCATCTGCGAAAAGTTCATGGCGAATCCGGACTACTTCAACGACACCTTTGCCCGCGCATGGTTCAAGCTTACGCACCGCGATCTCGGCCCCCGCGTTCGCTACATCGGCCCGGAAGCTCCGACCGAAGATCTGATCTGGCAGGATCCAATTCCGGCTGGCACGACGGGTTATAACGTCGATGCGGTCAAGGCGAAGATTGCAGCATCCGGCCTGTCCACCGCCGAACTGGTCGCAACCGCATGGGACAGCGCCCGCACCTTCCGTGGTTCGGACCTTCGCGGCGGTGCCAACGGTGCCCGCATCCGCCTTGCCCCGCAGAAGGATTGGGAAGGCAATGAGCCTGCCCGACTTGCGAAGGTTCTGGCCGTTCTGCAGCCTATCGCTGCCGAATTCGGTGCGAGCCTTGCCGATGTCATCGTCCTCGGCGGTAATCTCGGTGTTGAGCAGGCTGCAAAGGCTGCCGGCTTCAATATGGACGTTCCGTTCGCCCCGGGTCGTGGCGATGCCACGGCAGAGCAGACCGATGCGGCCAGCTTCTCGGTTCTGGAGCCTCTTGCCGATGGCTTCCGCAACTGGGCCAAGAAGGATTATGTCGTCAGCCCGGAAGAAATGCTTCTGGACCGCGCCCAGTTGATGGGCCTCACCGGTCCGGAAACCACGGTTCTGCTCGGCGGCTTGCGTGTGCTCGGCACCAATTACGGTGGCAGCAAGCACGGCGTGTTCACGGATCGCGAAGGCCAGCTCACCAACGACTTCTTCGTCAACCTGACGGACATGAAGTTCACATGGAAGCCGACCGGCAAGAACTCCTACGACATCGTCGATCGCAAGACCGGCGTTACCAAGTACACGGCAACACGCGTGGATCTGGTGTTCGGTTCCAACTCCATCCTGCGTGCCTATGCGGAAGTTTATGCGCAGGACGATGCACAGGAGAAGTTCGTGGTTGATTTCGTCGCAGCCTGGACGAAGGTCATGAACGCGGATCGCTTCGATCTCGCTGCCTGA
- a CDS encoding SDR family NAD(P)-dependent oxidoreductase, whose protein sequence is MTSQGELAGKLAIVTGGARGQGEAEARLFASHGAAVIIADVLTAEGEALEKTLTEEGHQARFLAHDVTSPESWAKVVDLAREWQGRLDILVNNAGIINRSTVASTELEAWERLLKVNLTGAFLGIRAVTDLMAENGGGSIVNISSNSAFSGHYDPAYTASKWGLRGLTRSAAMELAGKAIRVNAVCPGLVVTGLNASSPHLKPMIEMTPMKRSGAPEEIAELVLFLASSRSAFVTGEDFVIDGGFTAGAAYRRVAVETGIF, encoded by the coding sequence ATGACGTCACAGGGAGAACTTGCCGGCAAATTGGCCATTGTCACCGGTGGCGCGCGCGGACAGGGTGAGGCGGAAGCCCGCCTCTTCGCGTCTCACGGCGCCGCCGTCATCATCGCAGATGTGCTGACGGCGGAAGGTGAAGCTTTGGAGAAAACGCTCACCGAGGAAGGTCATCAGGCGCGGTTCCTGGCACATGATGTGACAAGTCCGGAAAGCTGGGCAAAGGTTGTCGACCTTGCCCGCGAATGGCAGGGCCGTCTTGATATCCTCGTCAACAATGCCGGGATCATCAATCGCTCGACGGTTGCCTCTACAGAGCTTGAAGCCTGGGAACGTTTGCTGAAGGTCAACCTCACCGGTGCCTTTCTTGGCATCCGTGCCGTGACCGATCTGATGGCGGAAAATGGCGGTGGCTCCATCGTCAATATTTCCTCCAACAGCGCATTCTCCGGTCATTACGATCCGGCTTACACCGCCAGCAAATGGGGCCTGCGTGGGCTGACGAGGAGTGCAGCCATGGAGCTGGCGGGCAAGGCCATTCGCGTCAACGCCGTTTGCCCCGGCCTTGTCGTCACCGGCCTCAACGCCAGCAGCCCGCATTTGAAGCCGATGATCGAGATGACGCCGATGAAGCGCTCGGGCGCTCCGGAGGAGATTGCGGAACTGGTTCTGTTTCTCGCCTCGTCACGCTCCGCTTTCGTCACCGGCGAAGACTTTGTCATTGATGGCGGGTTTACCGCAGGTGCCGCCTATCGTCGGGTCGCCGTCGAGACCGGCATATTTTAA
- a CDS encoding ABC transporter substrate-binding protein, translating into MKTSLLAATAALMLGSACMASAEPVKIGLITTLSGGGAGLGVDTRDGFMLAIKQSGRKDVTVVTEDDAQKPELAVQIADKMIQSENVDVLTGIVWSNLLMAVQPGVVAQGKFYVSTNAAPAALAGAKCDPLYFNAAYQNDNLHEAMGEYANKGYKKMFIMAPNYPAGKDSLTGFKRYYKGTVANEVYTQVGQTDYAAEIAQIRASGADGVFVFLPGGMGIAFMKQYAQSGVKTPIIGPGFSFSQDVLPAIGDAALGVKASGQWVKDLDNAANKAFVPAFEKEYGRLPSIYAVQAFDAAQLILSASSKASVKDAKAFAAALNAADIKSPRGNFKFNTNRHPIQDIYVTEVVKENGVLTNKTVEKIFTDHGDAYAKECKK; encoded by the coding sequence ATGAAAACTTCTCTTTTGGCTGCGACTGCAGCATTGATGCTGGGCAGCGCCTGCATGGCTTCCGCTGAACCGGTCAAGATCGGCCTCATCACGACATTGTCGGGCGGCGGCGCTGGACTTGGTGTCGATACGCGCGATGGCTTCATGCTCGCGATCAAGCAATCGGGCCGCAAGGACGTGACCGTCGTCACCGAGGATGATGCCCAGAAGCCGGAACTTGCGGTGCAGATTGCCGACAAGATGATCCAGAGCGAAAATGTTGACGTCCTGACGGGTATCGTCTGGTCGAACCTTCTCATGGCCGTTCAGCCGGGCGTCGTGGCGCAGGGCAAGTTCTACGTCTCGACCAACGCAGCCCCTGCGGCGCTTGCCGGTGCCAAGTGCGATCCGCTCTACTTCAACGCCGCCTACCAGAACGACAATCTTCACGAAGCCATGGGCGAATATGCCAACAAAGGCTACAAGAAGATGTTCATCATGGCGCCGAACTATCCGGCGGGCAAGGATTCGCTGACCGGCTTCAAGCGCTACTACAAGGGAACTGTTGCCAACGAGGTTTATACTCAGGTCGGCCAGACGGATTACGCCGCTGAAATCGCCCAGATCCGCGCATCCGGTGCCGATGGCGTATTCGTCTTCCTTCCCGGCGGCATGGGCATCGCCTTCATGAAGCAGTATGCGCAATCCGGCGTGAAGACACCGATCATTGGCCCCGGCTTCTCCTTCAGCCAGGACGTGCTGCCCGCTATTGGCGATGCTGCGCTTGGCGTAAAAGCGTCCGGCCAGTGGGTTAAGGATCTGGACAACGCTGCGAACAAGGCGTTCGTACCAGCCTTCGAGAAGGAATATGGCCGCCTGCCCTCCATCTATGCCGTGCAGGCTTTCGATGCGGCGCAGCTGATTCTCTCGGCCTCGTCCAAGGCCAGCGTGAAGGATGCCAAGGCGTTTGCAGCAGCGCTGAATGCGGCCGATATCAAATCGCCACGCGGCAACTTCAAGTTCAACACCAATCGTCACCCGATCCAGGATATCTATGTGACCGAGGTGGTGAAGGAAAATGGCGTGCTGACCAACAAGACCGTCGAGAAGATCTTCACCGATCACGGCGATGCCTACGCCAAGGAATGCAAGAAGTAA
- a CDS encoding ABC transporter ATP-binding protein → MLLDVQEITAFYGSSQALFGVNLSLSEGEVVALMGRNGMGKSTTIKAICNLVPPREGIIAFGGVTTRAMPTHKVARLGIGLVPEGRRCFPNLTVYENLVTAARPGPWTLERISTLFPRLEERKNQLARSLSGGEQQMLAVGRALMTNPRLLILDEATEGLAPVIRQDIWRAIRTLKADGLSILVVDKTLSELLPVADRCIVLENGKTVWTGAPDALTADLQDRYLGV, encoded by the coding sequence ATGCTGCTGGATGTTCAGGAGATTACGGCCTTCTACGGTTCGAGCCAGGCACTGTTCGGTGTCAATCTTTCGCTTTCAGAGGGAGAGGTGGTGGCGCTCATGGGGCGCAACGGCATGGGCAAATCCACCACCATAAAGGCAATCTGCAACCTCGTCCCGCCACGCGAGGGCATTATTGCTTTTGGTGGCGTTACCACCCGCGCCATGCCGACACACAAGGTCGCAAGACTGGGGATCGGCCTGGTGCCGGAAGGAAGACGTTGCTTCCCCAACCTCACCGTCTACGAAAATCTGGTTACGGCGGCGCGCCCGGGGCCGTGGACCCTTGAGCGCATCTCGACGCTGTTTCCGCGGCTCGAAGAGCGGAAAAACCAGCTTGCGCGGTCGCTTTCCGGTGGCGAACAGCAGATGCTGGCGGTTGGGCGCGCACTGATGACCAATCCGCGCCTGCTGATCCTCGATGAAGCGACAGAAGGTCTGGCGCCGGTCATCCGGCAGGATATCTGGCGGGCCATCCGCACATTGAAGGCAGATGGCCTTTCCATTCTCGTGGTCGACAAGACGCTGTCCGAACTGCTTCCGGTGGCTGATCGTTGCATCGTGCTGGAGAATGGCAAGACGGTCTGGACAGGCGCGCCGGATGCGCTGACCGCCGACCTGCAGGATCGCTATCTGGGGGTTTGA